In Pseudonocardia sp. C8, one genomic interval encodes:
- a CDS encoding endonuclease/exonuclease/phosphatase family protein, whose product MSAPPRPDAETTPIRGGRARRRFGPVRWAVALLLAAGAAGVTLPDLAGLDAHSPFAQIIAFRPLAVAVLAVFVVLGLLVTAFVRRFWPVPVLLALVALVGASLVLPRTTAEATPPPGGTPLKVLALNVYEGEADADSVAALIAAEQPDVVSIPESGARYESELAPLLEPLGYRTAASVGPWKPDVRGNTVAWAERLGDVQTRIGDDVQFPYIEATGGRLGELRFVAFHSVAPVPRSVGQWRSDLATVREWCAGEGPAVIAGDFNASFDHSVFREAVAGCGDAAAQTGNGLQGTWPTWAPQWLGPQIDHVLSTGGITAESFGTRAVPGTDHRAIVATLRVP is encoded by the coding sequence GTGAGCGCCCCGCCCCGCCCCGACGCCGAGACCACCCCGATCCGCGGCGGCCGTGCCCGTCGCCGGTTCGGCCCGGTCCGGTGGGCGGTCGCGCTGCTGCTCGCCGCCGGTGCGGCCGGGGTGACCCTGCCCGACCTGGCCGGGCTGGACGCCCACTCGCCGTTCGCGCAGATCATCGCGTTCCGCCCGCTCGCGGTCGCCGTGCTGGCTGTCTTCGTCGTCCTCGGCCTGCTGGTCACGGCGTTCGTCCGGCGGTTCTGGCCGGTGCCCGTCCTGCTCGCGCTGGTCGCCCTGGTCGGGGCGTCCCTGGTGCTGCCCCGGACCACGGCCGAGGCCACCCCGCCGCCGGGGGGCACGCCGCTGAAGGTGCTCGCCCTCAACGTCTACGAGGGCGAGGCGGACGCCGACTCGGTGGCCGCGCTGATCGCCGCCGAGCAGCCGGACGTCGTGTCGATCCCCGAGTCCGGGGCTCGCTACGAGTCCGAGCTCGCCCCGCTGCTCGAACCGCTGGGCTACCGGACGGCCGCCAGCGTCGGGCCGTGGAAGCCCGACGTCCGCGGCAACACCGTCGCCTGGGCCGAGCGGCTCGGCGACGTGCAGACCCGGATCGGCGACGACGTCCAGTTCCCCTACATCGAGGCCACCGGCGGCCGCCTGGGCGAGCTGCGGTTCGTCGCGTTCCACTCGGTGGCGCCGGTGCCGCGCTCGGTCGGCCAGTGGCGCTCCGACCTGGCCACGGTGCGGGAGTGGTGCGCCGGGGAGGGCCCCGCGGTGATCGCCGGGGACTTCAACGCCAGCTTCGACCACTCGGTGTTCCGCGAGGCGGTCGCCGGGTGCGGCGACGCGGCCGCGCAGACCGGCAACGGGCTGCAGGGGACCTGGCCGACCTGGGCGCCGCAGTGGCTCGGCCCCCAGATCGACCACGTGCTCTCGACCGGCGGGATCACCGCGGAGTCGTTCGGGACGCGGGCCGTGCCGGGGACCGACCACCGGGCGATCGTCGCGACGCTTCGCGTCCCGTGA
- a CDS encoding Fur family transcriptional regulator, with product MEHRSSAAAGRLRGVGLRVTAPRVAVLEVLAEHPHATADTVTGLVRARLGRVSTQAVYDVLAACADTGLVRRIVPAGSPARFETRTGDNHHHLVCRECGRTVDVDCVVGARPCLTPHDVAGFAVEEAEVVFWGRCAGCRTGDDPNAPTHHEEARQ from the coding sequence ATGGAACACCGGAGCAGCGCGGCGGCGGGCCGGCTGCGGGGCGTCGGCCTGCGGGTCACCGCCCCGCGGGTCGCCGTCCTGGAGGTCCTCGCGGAGCACCCGCACGCCACGGCCGACACCGTGACGGGGCTGGTCCGCGCGCGTCTCGGCCGGGTGTCGACGCAGGCGGTCTACGACGTCCTCGCCGCCTGCGCCGACACCGGGCTGGTCCGGCGGATCGTGCCGGCCGGCTCGCCGGCGCGGTTCGAGACCCGCACCGGGGACAACCATCACCACCTGGTCTGCCGGGAGTGCGGCCGGACCGTCGACGTCGACTGCGTCGTCGGCGCCCGGCCCTGCCTGACCCCGCACGACGTCGCCGGCTTCGCGGTCGAGGAGGCCGAGGTCGTGTTCTGGGGCCGCTGCGCCGGCTGCCGGACCGGGGATGACCCGAACGCACCCACCCACCACGAGGAGGCACGGCAGTGA
- a CDS encoding helix-turn-helix transcriptional regulator yields the protein MEQEPVGARRRLGAELRRLRGNAGLKLEDAARGLGCSTSKISRLENGKAVPRIAEVDALLALYGGVADVEADMLHRLVAQSRTRGWWEPFTEGLRTDRYVLPAPGRYTAVETDATGIDAFDLSVLHGLLQTPEYARAVLRARLPGHDDWEIDQLVHLRRRRHEALTGTPPLRFRSVIDESVLARGSGGPEVMAEQLDLLLELSRLPNVILLVLPFSTGVHRAHTGRLAVLEIPDELGSDLVHTEGHAGETFLDSPGDLETYRAVLADVRGLALEPDASRAVIAGYRDRYRSASRHGA from the coding sequence GTGGAGCAGGAGCCGGTCGGCGCGCGGCGGCGTCTCGGTGCGGAGCTGCGTCGCCTGCGCGGCAACGCGGGACTGAAGCTGGAGGACGCCGCACGTGGCCTCGGCTGCTCGACGTCCAAGATCAGCCGGTTGGAGAACGGCAAGGCGGTGCCCCGGATCGCCGAGGTCGACGCCCTGCTCGCGCTCTACGGTGGGGTCGCCGACGTCGAGGCCGACATGCTGCACCGGCTCGTGGCGCAGAGCCGCACCCGCGGCTGGTGGGAACCGTTCACCGAGGGGCTCCGCACCGACCGCTACGTGCTCCCCGCGCCCGGCCGTTACACCGCGGTCGAGACCGACGCGACCGGCATCGACGCGTTCGACCTGTCCGTGCTGCACGGGCTGCTGCAGACCCCCGAGTACGCCCGTGCGGTGCTCCGCGCGCGGCTGCCCGGACACGACGACTGGGAGATCGACCAGCTCGTGCACCTGCGCCGGCGCCGGCACGAGGCACTCACCGGCACGCCGCCGCTGCGGTTCCGGTCGGTGATCGACGAGTCGGTGCTGGCCAGGGGCAGCGGGGGGCCGGAGGTGATGGCCGAGCAGCTCGACCTGCTGCTGGAGCTGTCCCGGCTGCCGAACGTCATCCTGCTCGTGCTGCCGTTCTCGACCGGCGTGCACCGGGCGCACACCGGGCGGCTCGCCGTCCTGGAGATCCCCGACGAGCTCGGCTCCGACCTCGTGCACACCGAGGGTCACGCGGGGGAGACGTTCCTGGACTCGCCCGGGGACCTGGAGACCTACCGGGCCGTGCTCGCCGACGTCCGCGGGCTCGCCCTCGAGCCGGACGCCTCCCGGGCCGTCATCGCGGGCTACCGCGACCGCTACCGCTCGGCGTCCCGCCACGGCGCGTGA
- a CDS encoding aspartate kinase, whose amino-acid sequence MALVVQKYGGSSVESAERIKKVAERIVRTRKEGHDVVVVVSAMGDTTDELTDLAEQISPKPPAREMDMLLTAGERISNALVAMAIHALGAEARSFTGSQAGMITTSKHGDARITEVNPYRLREALAEGHIVLVAGFQGMSADSKDITTLGRGGSDTTAVALAAALEADVCEIYSDVDGVYSADPRIVPKASLLETVTYEEMLELAASGAKVLHLRAVEYARRYGVPLRVRSSYNDKPGTLVSGSIEEIPLENPIITGVAHDRSEGKITVTGVPDTPGMAAKIFRTVADAEINIDMVLQNISNVADKKTDITFSLPRSNGDAAVAALERVKDEIGFSELIYDNDIGKVSLVGAGMRNHPGVTAKFCEALSDAGINIETMNTSEIRISVICRSDQLDTAVQALHEAFELGAEDDAVVAAGTGR is encoded by the coding sequence GTGGCCCTCGTCGTGCAGAAGTACGGCGGATCGTCGGTCGAGAGCGCGGAGCGCATCAAGAAGGTCGCCGAGCGGATCGTCCGTACCCGCAAGGAGGGCCATGACGTCGTCGTCGTCGTGTCCGCCATGGGGGACACGACCGACGAGCTGACCGATCTCGCCGAGCAGATCTCCCCGAAGCCGCCGGCGCGTGAGATGGACATGCTCCTCACCGCGGGCGAGCGGATCTCGAACGCGCTCGTGGCGATGGCGATCCACGCCCTCGGGGCGGAGGCGCGGTCGTTCACCGGCTCGCAGGCCGGCATGATCACCACCTCGAAGCACGGCGACGCCCGGATCACCGAGGTGAACCCCTACCGGCTGCGGGAGGCGCTGGCCGAGGGCCACATCGTCCTCGTCGCCGGCTTCCAGGGGATGAGCGCCGACTCGAAGGACATCACCACGCTGGGCCGGGGCGGTTCGGACACCACCGCCGTCGCGCTCGCGGCCGCGCTGGAGGCCGACGTCTGCGAGATCTACTCCGACGTCGACGGCGTCTACTCCGCCGACCCGCGGATCGTCCCGAAGGCGAGCCTGCTGGAGACGGTGACCTACGAGGAGATGCTCGAGCTCGCCGCGTCCGGCGCGAAGGTGCTGCACCTGCGCGCCGTGGAGTACGCCCGCCGCTACGGCGTCCCGCTGCGGGTGCGCAGTTCCTACAACGACAAGCCGGGCACGCTGGTCTCCGGCTCGATCGAGGAGATCCCGTTGGAGAATCCGATCATCACCGGCGTCGCGCACGACCGGTCCGAGGGCAAGATCACGGTGACCGGCGTGCCGGACACCCCCGGCATGGCGGCGAAGATCTTCCGCACGGTCGCCGACGCGGAGATCAACATCGACATGGTCCTGCAGAACATCTCCAACGTCGCCGACAAGAAGACCGACATCACGTTCTCGCTGCCCCGGTCCAACGGGGACGCGGCCGTCGCGGCACTGGAGCGGGTCAAGGACGAGATCGGCTTCTCCGAGCTGATCTACGACAACGACATCGGCAAGGTGTCGCTGGTCGGCGCCGGCATGCGGAACCACCCCGGCGTCACCGCGAAGTTCTGCGAGGCGCTCTCGGACGCCGGCATCAACATCGAGACCATGAACACCTCCGAGATCCGGATCTCGGTGATCTGCCGCTCCGACCAGCTGGACACCGCGGTGCAGGCCCTGCACGAGGCGTTCGAGCTGGGCGCCGAGGACGACGCGGTGGTCGCCGCGGGAACGGGCCGGTGA
- a CDS encoding aspartate-semialdehyde dehydrogenase, with protein sequence MAMDKPVLALVGATGAVGTTMIEIIDGRESVPWGEIRLIASARSAGKVLRVRGEDITVLELTPEVFDGVDIAMFDVPDEISAEWAPIAAARGAVAVDNSGAFRMDPDVPLVVPEVNAEKVTDRPKGIIANPNCTTLSMMAAMGALHREFGLEALVVSSYQAASGAGQPGIDQLYAEIEALAGKQVGNVSGDVAATLTEAGVKVGSAAGSPFPAPLALNVVPWAGSLKDDGWSSEELKVRNESRKILGIPDLKVSATCVRVPVVTTHALAVHATFGRDVSVEAARKVLSEQPTIVVKDDPAAGEWPTPADAVGGDPTVVGRIRQSLDFPNTLELFVCGDNLRKGAALNTYEVAETVALRAP encoded by the coding sequence ATGGCCATGGACAAGCCCGTACTGGCGCTCGTCGGCGCCACCGGTGCCGTCGGCACGACCATGATCGAGATCATCGACGGCCGCGAGTCGGTGCCGTGGGGCGAGATCCGCCTGATCGCCTCGGCGCGCAGCGCCGGCAAGGTGCTGCGGGTCCGCGGCGAGGACATCACCGTCCTCGAGCTCACCCCCGAGGTCTTCGACGGCGTCGACATCGCGATGTTCGACGTCCCGGACGAGATCAGCGCCGAGTGGGCGCCGATCGCGGCCGCCCGCGGTGCCGTCGCCGTCGACAACTCCGGGGCCTTCCGGATGGACCCGGACGTCCCGCTGGTCGTGCCCGAGGTCAACGCCGAGAAGGTCACCGATCGGCCCAAGGGCATCATCGCCAACCCGAACTGCACGACGCTGTCGATGATGGCGGCGATGGGCGCGCTGCACCGCGAGTTCGGGCTCGAGGCGCTGGTCGTGTCCTCGTACCAGGCCGCGTCCGGTGCGGGCCAGCCGGGCATCGACCAGCTCTACGCGGAGATCGAGGCGCTGGCCGGCAAGCAGGTCGGCAACGTCTCCGGTGACGTCGCCGCGACGCTCACCGAGGCCGGCGTCAAGGTCGGGTCCGCGGCGGGCTCGCCGTTCCCGGCGCCGCTGGCGCTGAACGTCGTGCCGTGGGCCGGCTCCCTCAAGGACGACGGCTGGTCGTCGGAGGAGCTGAAGGTCCGCAACGAGTCCCGCAAGATCCTCGGCATCCCGGACCTGAAGGTGTCCGCGACGTGCGTCCGGGTCCCGGTGGTCACCACGCACGCGCTGGCGGTCCACGCCACCTTCGGGCGGGACGTGTCGGTCGAGGCGGCCCGCAAGGTGCTGTCCGAGCAGCCGACGATCGTCGTGAAGGACGACCCGGCCGCCGGTGAGTGGCCGACCCCGGCCGACGCCGTCGGCGGGGACCCGACCGTGGTGGGCCGGATCCGGCAGTCGCTGGACTTCCCGAACACCCTGGAGCTGTTCGTCTGCGGCGACAACCTGCGCAAGGGTGCCGCGCTGAACACCTACGAGGTCGCCGAGACAGTGGCCCTCCGGGCCCCGTGA
- a CDS encoding MFS transporter, which translates to MSDAVRTTAPARTGIGAFADVLRRPGIGAVTGIGMAARIPATAVGVTLTLHTVLTLGYGFGAAGLVAAAVPTGMAIGAPLLGSVIDRYGLRPVVVLTTAAGVLFWTVAPLLGYAGLLGAAFAAGVLSLPVFTLVRQVIAAVVPAGQRRPAYALDSMSVEISYMTGPAAGALLTVWLGSAVSMRVIGSGFVLAGLALWWLNPPVRAGGAASGPAPARPPVRTWLSRPLVGALLTVTAAVVAIMGTEFAFVAALTEAGQAWAIALVNAVWCLASLVGGFLYGAARRAVPLPLLLAVLGLATLPAALAGSWWSLLLLLVPAGLAIAPTLAAGSDAIGELAPDRVRGLVTGLQGSATTLGIALAGPLSGALVDAASPALAIVVCAAVATVVAGVAAVLMRSRGPERTGTQPGA; encoded by the coding sequence GTGTCCGACGCCGTCCGCACGACCGCACCGGCCCGCACCGGGATCGGGGCCTTCGCCGACGTCCTGCGCCGCCCCGGGATCGGGGCGGTCACCGGTATCGGGATGGCCGCCCGGATCCCGGCGACGGCCGTCGGCGTCACCCTGACGCTGCACACGGTCCTGACCCTCGGGTACGGCTTCGGCGCGGCCGGGCTGGTCGCGGCGGCCGTCCCGACCGGGATGGCGATCGGCGCCCCGCTGCTCGGCTCGGTGATCGACCGCTACGGGCTGCGGCCGGTCGTGGTGCTGACGACGGCGGCCGGGGTGCTGTTCTGGACGGTCGCGCCGCTGCTCGGCTACGCCGGGCTGCTCGGCGCCGCGTTCGCCGCCGGGGTGCTGTCGCTGCCGGTGTTCACCCTGGTCCGGCAGGTCATCGCGGCGGTCGTGCCGGCCGGGCAGCGGCGGCCGGCGTACGCGCTCGACTCGATGTCGGTGGAGATCTCCTACATGACCGGCCCGGCAGCCGGCGCGCTGCTGACCGTGTGGCTGGGATCCGCGGTGTCGATGCGGGTGATCGGGTCGGGGTTCGTGCTGGCCGGGCTGGCGCTGTGGTGGCTGAACCCGCCGGTCCGGGCGGGCGGCGCCGCGTCCGGGCCCGCGCCGGCCCGGCCGCCGGTGCGCACCTGGCTGTCCCGCCCGCTGGTGGGCGCGCTGCTGACCGTGACGGCCGCCGTCGTCGCGATCATGGGCACCGAGTTCGCGTTCGTCGCCGCGCTCACCGAGGCGGGCCAGGCGTGGGCGATCGCGCTGGTCAACGCGGTGTGGTGCCTGGCGTCGCTGGTCGGCGGGTTCCTCTACGGCGCCGCCCGGCGGGCCGTCCCGCTGCCGCTGCTGCTCGCGGTGCTGGGGCTCGCGACGCTGCCGGCCGCGCTCGCCGGGTCCTGGTGGAGCCTGCTGCTCCTGCTCGTGCCCGCGGGGCTCGCCATCGCCCCGACGCTGGCCGCCGGCAGCGACGCGATCGGCGAGCTCGCCCCGGACCGGGTCCGCGGGCTGGTCACCGGCCTGCAGGGCTCGGCGACGACGCTCGGGATCGCGCTCGCCGGCCCGCTGTCCGGTGCGCTCGTCGACGCCGCCTCCCCGGCCCTGGCGATCGTCGTGTGCGCAGCCGTGGCCACGGTGGTCGCCGGGGTCGCGGCGGTGCTGATGCGGTCACGGGGACCGGAACGCACCGGAACGCAACCCGGTGCCTGA
- a CDS encoding catalase yields MTNSQPYTTTDSGNPVSSDEHSLTVGPDGPILLNDNYLIEQMAQFNRERITERQPHAKGGGAFGTFRVTGDVSAYTRAAVFQPGTETEMVARFSTVAGERGSPDTWRDPRGFALKFYTSEGNLDIVGNNTPVFFIRDPMKFQHFIRSQKRLARNNLRDADMQWDFWTLSPESAHQVTWLMGDRGIPKTWRNMNGYSSHTYSWVNASGEQFWVKYHFKTDQGIECLTQSEADQLAGEDGDAHQRDLYEAIERGDYPSWTLKVQIMPFEDAKTYRYNPFDLTKVWPHADYPLIEVGRMTLDRNVTDFHTEMEQAAFQPNNIVPGTGLSPDKMLLARGFSYADAHRARLGVNYQQIPVNRPRVPVHSYSKDGVMRVENVTDPVYAPNSTGGPAADPARAVYSNMYAVDGEMVRQAYTLRADDDDYGQPNTLINEVMDEGQRERLVHNVAGAAAGVRSDEIRERVYQYWKNIDKAIGDRIEAAIKELRGEGESVKGGGRFD; encoded by the coding sequence GTGACCAACTCGCAGCCGTACACCACCACCGACTCCGGCAACCCCGTCTCCAGCGACGAGCACTCGCTCACCGTCGGCCCGGACGGCCCCATCCTGCTCAACGACAACTACCTGATCGAGCAGATGGCGCAGTTCAACCGGGAGCGCATCACCGAGCGGCAGCCGCACGCGAAGGGCGGCGGCGCGTTCGGCACGTTCCGGGTCACCGGCGACGTCAGCGCCTACACCCGGGCCGCGGTGTTCCAGCCCGGGACCGAGACCGAGATGGTCGCGCGCTTCTCCACCGTCGCGGGCGAGCGCGGCAGCCCGGACACCTGGCGCGACCCCCGTGGCTTCGCGCTGAAGTTCTACACGTCCGAGGGCAACCTCGACATCGTCGGCAACAACACCCCGGTGTTCTTCATCCGGGACCCGATGAAGTTCCAGCACTTCATCCGCTCGCAGAAGCGGCTGGCACGCAACAACCTGCGCGACGCCGACATGCAGTGGGACTTCTGGACGCTCTCGCCCGAGTCGGCCCACCAGGTGACCTGGCTGATGGGCGACCGCGGCATCCCGAAGACGTGGCGGAACATGAACGGCTACTCCAGCCACACGTACTCCTGGGTGAACGCGTCCGGCGAGCAGTTCTGGGTGAAGTACCACTTCAAGACCGACCAGGGCATCGAGTGCCTCACCCAGTCCGAGGCCGACCAGCTCGCCGGCGAGGACGGCGACGCCCACCAGCGCGACCTGTACGAGGCGATCGAGCGCGGCGACTACCCGAGCTGGACGCTCAAGGTGCAGATCATGCCGTTCGAGGACGCGAAGACCTACCGGTACAACCCGTTCGACCTCACCAAGGTCTGGCCGCACGCCGACTACCCGCTGATCGAGGTCGGCCGGATGACGCTGGACCGCAACGTCACCGACTTCCACACCGAGATGGAGCAGGCGGCGTTCCAGCCGAACAACATCGTGCCCGGCACCGGGCTCTCGCCGGACAAGATGCTGCTGGCCCGGGGTTTCTCCTACGCCGACGCGCACCGCGCCCGGCTCGGCGTGAACTACCAGCAGATCCCGGTCAACCGGCCACGGGTGCCCGTGCACAGCTACTCGAAGGACGGCGTCATGCGGGTCGAGAACGTCACCGACCCGGTGTACGCACCCAACTCGACGGGCGGCCCGGCGGCCGACCCGGCCCGCGCCGTCTACTCGAACATGTACGCCGTCGACGGGGAGATGGTGCGCCAGGCCTACACGCTGCGTGCCGACGACGACGACTACGGCCAGCCCAACACCTTGATCAACGAGGTGATGGACGAGGGTCAGCGGGAGCGGCTGGTCCACAACGTCGCGGGCGCGGCAGCCGGCGTGCGGTCCGACGAGATCCGCGAGCGCGTCTACCAGTACTGGAAGAACATCGACAAGGCGATCGGCGACCGGATCGAGGCGGCGATCAAGGAACTGCGGGGCGAGGGCGAGTCGGTGAAGGGCGGCGGCCGGTTCGACTAG
- the arsC gene encoding arsenate reductase (glutaredoxin) (This arsenate reductase requires both glutathione and glutaredoxin to convert arsenate to arsenite, after which the efflux transporter formed by ArsA and ArsB can extrude the arsenite from the cell, providing resistance.) has protein sequence MEIWHNPRCSKSRATLALLQEHGVEPTVRRYLDDPPTRAELEDALAALGTDDPLAITRTGEAAFREQGLQGADRDTLLDALAAEPKLLERPLVRSGDRAVLGRPPENVLPLLEG, from the coding sequence GTGGAGATCTGGCACAACCCGCGCTGCTCCAAGAGCCGCGCCACCCTCGCCCTGTTGCAGGAGCACGGCGTCGAGCCGACGGTGCGGCGCTACCTGGACGACCCGCCGACGCGGGCCGAGCTCGAGGACGCCCTCGCCGCGCTCGGCACCGACGACCCGCTGGCGATCACCCGGACCGGCGAGGCCGCGTTCCGGGAGCAGGGCCTGCAGGGCGCCGACCGGGACACCCTGCTCGACGCGCTGGCGGCCGAGCCGAAGCTGCTGGAGCGCCCGCTGGTGCGCTCCGGCGACCGCGCCGTCCTGGGCCGGCCGCCGGAGAACGTCCTGCCGCTGCTGGAGGGCTAA
- the recR gene encoding recombination mediator RecR → MFEGPVQDLIDELGRLPGVGPKSAQRIAFHLLAADPADIARLQEVLQTVKQGVAFCEVCGNVAAGTRCRYCSDSRRDPSLVCVVEEPKDVLAVERTREFKGRYHVLGGALDPLAGVGPDTLRIRELLARLGGTGPAEDETAISEVIIATDPNTEGEATATYLVRLLRDFPGLTVTRLASGLPMGGDLEFADEMTLGRALAGRRSL, encoded by the coding sequence GTGTTCGAGGGACCGGTCCAGGACCTGATCGACGAGCTCGGCCGCCTGCCCGGCGTCGGTCCGAAGAGCGCCCAGCGCATCGCCTTCCACCTGCTGGCGGCGGACCCGGCGGACATCGCCCGGCTCCAGGAGGTCCTGCAGACCGTCAAGCAGGGCGTCGCGTTCTGCGAGGTCTGCGGCAACGTCGCGGCCGGCACCCGGTGCCGGTACTGCTCCGACTCCCGCCGGGACCCGTCCCTCGTGTGCGTGGTCGAGGAACCCAAGGACGTCCTGGCCGTCGAGCGGACCCGGGAGTTCAAGGGGCGCTACCACGTGCTCGGCGGCGCGCTGGACCCGCTGGCCGGTGTCGGGCCGGACACCCTGCGGATCCGCGAGCTCCTCGCCCGGCTCGGCGGCACCGGGCCGGCCGAGGACGAGACCGCCATCTCCGAGGTCATCATCGCCACCGACCCCAACACCGAGGGCGAGGCGACGGCGACCTACCTGGTCCGGCTCCTGCGTGATTTCCCGGGGCTGACCGTCACCCGGCTCGCCTCCGGCCTGCCGATGGGCGGAGACCTGGAGTTCGCCGACGAGATGACGCTCGGCCGCGCGCTCGCCGGGCGCCGGTCCCTGTAG
- the leuA gene encoding 2-isopropylmalate synthase: MTTSPDAYSSRASSNVRTPVGPAHPSQPAWNRQRGSQMPVHRYKPFGQLVEPVSLPDRTWPDTVIDKAPLWCAVDLRDGNQALIDPMSPLRKRRMFDLLVRMGYKQIEVGFPAASQTDFDFVREIIEQDAIPEDVQIQVLTQARPELIERTFAACEGAHSAIVHLYNSTSILQRRVVFRSDRPGITKIATDGAEDVSRFAEKYPDTDWTFQYSPESYTGTELEYAVEICNAVSAIWQPTPEHPMIVNLPATVEMATPNVYADSIEWMHRHLDRRDALVLSLHPHNDRGTGIAAAELGYQAGADRIEGCLFGNGERTGNVDLVALGMNLFTQGVDPQIDFSDIDEIRRTVEYCNQLPVPERHPWGGDLVYTAFSGSHQDAINKGFAAMEADAADAGRPVADHPWEVPYLPVDPKDIGRTYEAVIRVNSQSGKGGIAYIMKTEHHLELPRRLQIEFSHVIQAFTDSEGGEVEPKAMRDAFDLEYLGRETPLKLVRHRVTSDGEGRDEIVATVRVESDLHEITGSGNGPIAAFVDALAGIGFDVRVLDYHEHAMGGGDDARAAAYVECAVEDKVFWGVGIDSSITSASLKAVVSAINRAMR; the protein is encoded by the coding sequence GTGACCACGTCTCCCGACGCCTACTCGTCCCGCGCCAGCAGCAACGTCCGCACCCCCGTGGGCCCGGCGCACCCGTCCCAGCCCGCGTGGAACCGCCAGCGCGGCTCGCAGATGCCGGTCCACCGGTACAAGCCCTTCGGACAGCTGGTCGAGCCGGTGTCGCTGCCGGACCGCACCTGGCCGGACACGGTGATCGACAAGGCCCCGCTGTGGTGCGCGGTGGACCTGCGTGACGGCAACCAGGCCCTGATCGACCCGATGAGCCCGCTGCGCAAGCGGCGGATGTTCGACCTGCTGGTACGCATGGGCTACAAGCAGATCGAGGTCGGCTTCCCGGCGGCGAGCCAGACCGACTTCGACTTCGTCCGGGAGATCATCGAGCAGGACGCGATCCCGGAGGACGTCCAGATCCAGGTCCTCACCCAGGCCCGGCCGGAGCTGATCGAGCGCACCTTCGCCGCCTGCGAGGGCGCGCACTCGGCGATCGTCCACCTGTACAACTCGACGTCGATCCTGCAGCGCCGGGTCGTGTTCCGGTCCGACCGGCCGGGCATCACCAAGATCGCCACGGACGGCGCCGAGGACGTCTCGCGGTTCGCCGAGAAGTACCCGGACACCGACTGGACGTTCCAGTACTCGCCGGAGTCCTACACCGGCACCGAGCTGGAGTACGCCGTCGAGATCTGCAACGCGGTCAGCGCGATCTGGCAGCCGACGCCCGAGCACCCGATGATCGTCAACCTGCCGGCGACGGTGGAGATGGCGACCCCGAACGTGTACGCCGACTCGATCGAGTGGATGCACCGCCACCTGGACCGCCGGGACGCGCTGGTGCTGTCGCTGCACCCGCACAATGACCGCGGCACCGGCATCGCGGCCGCCGAGCTGGGCTACCAGGCCGGCGCGGACCGGATCGAGGGCTGCCTGTTCGGCAACGGAGAGCGCACCGGCAACGTCGACCTGGTCGCGCTGGGCATGAACCTGTTCACCCAGGGCGTCGACCCGCAGATCGACTTCTCGGACATCGACGAGATCCGACGGACCGTCGAGTACTGCAACCAGCTGCCGGTGCCCGAGCGCCACCCGTGGGGCGGCGACCTGGTCTACACCGCCTTCTCCGGCTCGCACCAGGACGCGATCAACAAGGGCTTCGCGGCGATGGAGGCCGACGCCGCCGACGCCGGGCGCCCGGTCGCGGACCACCCGTGGGAGGTGCCGTACCTGCCAGTCGACCCGAAGGACATCGGCCGCACCTACGAGGCCGTCATCCGGGTCAACTCGCAGTCCGGCAAGGGCGGCATCGCCTACATCATGAAGACCGAGCACCACCTGGAGCTGCCGCGCCGGCTGCAGATCGAGTTCTCGCACGTCATCCAGGCCTTCACCGACTCCGAGGGCGGCGAGGTCGAGCCGAAGGCGATGCGCGACGCGTTCGACCTGGAGTACCTGGGCCGGGAGACGCCGCTGAAGCTGGTCCGCCACCGCGTCACCAGCGACGGCGAGGGCCGGGACGAGATCGTCGCGACCGTCCGGGTGGAGTCCGACCTGCACGAGATCACCGGCTCGGGCAACGGGCCGATCGCCGCGTTCGTCGACGCGCTGGCCGGGATCGGGTTCGACGTGCGGGTGCTCGACTACCACGAGCACGCGATGGGCGGCGGGGACGACGCCCGCGCCGCCGCGTACGTCGAGTGCGCCGTCGAGGACAAGGTGTTCTGGGGCGTCGGGATCGACAGCTCGATCACCAGCGCCTCGCTCAAGGCTGTCGTGAGCGCGATCAACCGCGCGATGCGGTAG